The following is a genomic window from Gloeocapsa sp. PCC 73106.
GCGCTGTCGGTAAGATTTTTTTGAGCCGTTGCCAAAAATGCCGAACGAGCTTTATTGTAAGTTAATCCTATACCACCAAAGAGAATCGGAACTGTAATTCCCAGTAAACCTAATAACAGGATTCGACGAAAGGAAAATTGACCAATGGGCATTATCTAAAACTGTATGGTAAATATGAAACTACCTCAGACAACAGCAATTTTAGCTATGACCGCTGACGGAAAAATTGGCGATCGCCATAGATCTAGAGCAAATTTTGCCTCCTCACACGATAAACACCATCTTAGAGAGCGCATAGCGCAATTAGACGCTATTCTCTTTGGAGCTGGTACTCTTCGAGCTTATGGTACAACTATAACTATCTCTAACTCTCAATGGCAACCAATTAATATCGTTGCTTCCTGCTCTGGTAATATTTCTCCTAAATTACCATTTTTTCAGCAAGCTGTCCCCCATTGGCTAGTAACTACTACTCAAGGTGCTAAAACTATTAAAGATAACCAGCATCAAGGTTTTGAGCGGTTGATTATCTCGGAAAATGAGCAGCAACGGCTTGATTGGTTAGCAGTTTTTGCTCAATTTACCGAACTGGGAATTAGTAAACTGGGAGTATTGGGTGGTGGAGAGCTAGTTGCGGCTTTATTAGCCTTGGATTTAATCGATGAATTCTGGTTTACTATTTGTCCTGTGATTTTAGGGGGTAAAGATTCTCCCACCCCGGTGGATGGCTTGGGTTTGGACACACCTGGGCGTTTAGAATTATTAGATGTTAAGAGAATTGGACAGGAATTATTTTTGCACTATCGAAAAATTTAAAATTATGCCAGAAAGAGTACAGAAACTCCTAGCCCGGTGGGGTATATCCTCCCGTAGAGAAGCAGAAAGACTGATTCTTGAGCAACGGGTTAAATTGAATGGTAAAATAGTGGAATTAGGAGATAAAGCTGACCCAAATCAAGATGATTTAGAGGTAGACGGTCAAAAAATCACTGTTTGTAACCGTCCCCAGTTGATTTATTTGCTACTCAACAAACCCCTGGGCGTAATCACTACCTGTGCTG
Proteins encoded in this region:
- a CDS encoding RibD family protein yields the protein MKLPQTTAILAMTADGKIGDRHRSRANFASSHDKHHLRERIAQLDAILFGAGTLRAYGTTITISNSQWQPINIVASCSGNISPKLPFFQQAVPHWLVTTTQGAKTIKDNQHQGFERLIISENEQQRLDWLAVFAQFTELGISKLGVLGGGELVAALLALDLIDEFWFTICPVILGGKDSPTPVDGLGLDTPGRLELLDVKRIGQELFLHYRKI